Genomic DNA from Gorilla gorilla gorilla isolate KB3781 chromosome 13, NHGRI_mGorGor1-v2.1_pri, whole genome shotgun sequence:
CATAGCAACTggtctgagccaccgtgcctggccctgggcaTTCTGAGCCACCTGTGCCACCTGTACCTTCCCCAGAACTGAGCTATTTCCTGATGGCCCTGCAGGTGGCCCATGAAAAGTAGATTCTTCGCCCCTCTGAGTTTGTTTTCTGTGATAAGCTCTGTGAAAGTGGGTTTCCACCACAACCCCTCACTTCCATCTTCTGGAGAGGCAGGTTGGCAGGCCAGGGGCAGCTCTCAGCTGGGCAACGCGCACCACACAGGCTGGGATGGCTGTGATTCTGCAGGTTCACCCTCCTGGTGGGCACCCACCTTGGGGGTGATGCCTTCCTGTGGTCAGTGTCAGTACGAGGCTGTCGTCTCTGGTCCCCTTGGGCTGTGCTGGCTCATGCCCCTGTGCTATCTGTTTTAGATCAGACCTATTGTGACCGCCTGGTGCAGGACACACCTTTCCTGACAGGCCACGGGCGCTTGAGTGAGCAGCAGGTGGACAGGATCATCCTCCAGCTGAACCGTTACTACCCACAGATCCTTACCAACAAGGAGGCGGAAAAGGTGCTGAGGAGGTGAGGGGGGTGCCCGAGACACTGCTCAGTTTCCCTTCCTTTCTGGGCTGGGAGAAGCTGGTGACCAGCCCTGGGTCATTCTCTCATGGGATGACACACTAGGTATGTCAGGATTCAGAGGTGACACATCTGGACCTGGCTACTAAGGCTGCCTGAGCTACAAACTGGCCCTTTGGGGTGAGCCCAAACAGGCCCGGAACATCAgctctctgtgcctcggtttcttcATATGTCATTGGGTCTGCTGTCCCCTTCCCGAGTTGCTGGGAGGTTACAGGAGATAACATGTGACAATACATGAAGGACACGACAGTATAAGATATGGAGGGAGGCGAGAaagagggcaggagggaggggtgaggagggaggaggcagagggagagccgAAGTGGGATGGGGAACAGAGGATGGGCCTGGCCCACCCCAGTGCCACAGGGCTTTGCACTCTGCATCTTCCGAAGGTTCAAAGCGGGCAAACAATTGCTTCCTTTTCTCTAATTTCTATATTACTGTACGAGGCTGGAAAGCCCAGCATGTCACAGGTAGGCAGCCGAGCTTCTAGGAAGGCAGATGCTGACCCACCCCACAGCCGCGCCCCAGTCTGCCCCTCTCAGCAGTGCTGAGCGGGCTGGTCCCCTCAGAACCCCAGCCTCCCCATGTGTGGAGTGGACACCGAGAGCCCCTGCCTGGCAGGTGTGGTGAGGACTGACTGAGCTGAGCCGGGTAAATGCCTGCCCGAGAGCCCTTGTCGCCAGATGGCCCTGTAGCCCTGTGGGCAGCCACGCTCATCACCCCATCTCACAGAGGTGGTCCGAAGGCTCAAGAGGCAGCCACTTGCCCAGGGCCACTCATTTCAGGAGTGTCAGGCCACATCTTGAGTTCATCCTATTATTTGGGAAAGTGCCCAGGGCCAGTGGCTGTCACTCTGTCACATGGCCCTGGCCTCTCAGAGCTGCAGAGCTGGGCACACCAGGGTGGCTCTGCTGGAGATGGCATTTGAGATGCAATTCCTGCGCTCTGTCTTGGGAGGTCTGTTCTGCTCCATCACCCCAGTGCCAGGTGGCCCTGAGGGGACATTGGATGAGAGAGTTAGCCACACCCTGCTGACCCTACCCACATCTGTGGCTCTGGCGCCCCTACTGAGCCACCTGTTCCTTGACAGGTGCCACGTGCAGGGCTATCCTGAGGGTTGGGGCATCTCCTGGAACAATGAGGTTGGCCCACGACAGAACAGGAGTCAACACGGGCCCTGCTACTGGCTCAGGTGCTTCTTCCGTTTTGAAGGTGGtacagtaattttaaaagttaggagCTCAAATCCAAATCTCTTATTATTGCAATTGAAGTCTAATGCATgttcacttttaaaaagtttagaaagtTTCAGACGTTTATACAAGAAAAAGCACATTCCTTCCTCACAGACACCATAGCTCCTGCCACCCATCTGCCTGCCATTTTCACACTGCCATGGTTTAACTCCAGTTCCCTGTGGCTGTGTAGAATGATATGCTGCCACCAGGTGGCAGCACCAGGCCACAGACTCCAGGTCCTGGAGGTCAAGGCCCAGTGGCCTGTCCACTGACCTTGAGAACCACACATTTCTCTGTCATACACATCAAAAGAGCCaaaacttttgtcttttttttttttttttttttgagatggagtctctgtcacccaggctggcgtgcagtggcgtgatctcggctcagtgcaacctctgcctcccagtttcaagcaatcctctggcctcagcctcccaagaagctgggattaaacatgcaccatcatgcccagttaattttttgtacttttagtagagatggggttttaccatgttggccaggctggtgtcaaactcctgacctggaactcctgatccgcctgccttagcctcccaaagtgctgggattataggcatgagccatcgcgcctggcttcAACTTACTTCTTTAAAACTTGAATCACATTCTGTAGACTGAAAAATAACAGAAGTTAGCACTTATACCATCACTTCATTAATTCCCTGTCACAGCCTACCATGAGGGTTCATTATCCcttttttacaaatgaagaaaccaagTCTCTGAGGGGTGGAGTAGCTGGCTAAGGTCACACAGGAAGCCACACTATGTCCCAACACTTGGAATGATGTCACCAGccctgtgctttcttttttttgagatggagtcttgctctgtcgcccaggctggagtgcagtggcacgatcttagctcactgcaagctccgcctcccgggttcataccattctcctgcctcagcctcccgagtagctgggactacaggtgcccaccaccacagctggctaagttttttgtatttttagtagagtcgggggtttcaccgtgttagccaggatggtctcgatctcctgacctcgtgatctgcctgcctcagcctcccaaagtgctgggattacaggcatgagccaccgcacccggccagcccTGTGCTTTCTTTGTGACCGCTCCCAGCCTGTTTCCCAACCTCCCACCCCACAGGGAGTATGAGGAGTAGCAGTGATGCCTGTGACAGAGGCAATGCCAGGCACTATGTGGTGTGGGTAAGGGGCAGGTTGTCACAGGAGCTGCCATCCAGCAGGTGTCCTGACACCCaacagggaagctgaggctgggggcCTGACCTTGGTGCCCTGCCCTGACCCACAGCCAGCCCCCCTGGCCTGATCTTCCCTGGCACCCCCTTGTACCCTCAGTTCCGGAACCCCAAGGCATCCTTGCGTGTGCGGCTCTGTGACCTCCTGAGCCACCTGCAGCGGAGCGGTGAGCGGGACTGCCAGGAGTTCTACCGAGCCCTGTATATCCATGCCCAGCCCCTGCACAGCCGCCTGCCCAGCCGCCACGCTCTGCGTAAGTTCCACATCACCAACCATGCATGCTTGGTGCTGGCCCGGGGAGGGCACCCCAGCCTGCCGTTGATGGCATGGATGTCCTCCATGACCACCCAAGTCTGCTGCAGCCCAGGCCTGGCATCCCCTCTCGCCTCAGCCCCTCCCCAGAGGCCACCCTCTGGCCCCGAGGGGAGAGTGTGGCAGGCACAGGCAGTGCAGATGTTGGTCTCTGTCTCCCACTTTCTCCCCCTTCCTCCGTCTCTCTCTCATGGCAGTTTTCACACAGCATGGGGCATCTTGTACGTCCACTCTTGCCCTTCCTTTTCTAACCTCATTCCACGGGGATCCCTTCACGTCTGTGTGGACAGCAGCCTTATTCCCACAGCTGCATGGCGCTCCTAGGCGGTCCCAGCTGGAATTACCCAACCCCATGACGGACCCTTTCATTGCAGCGATCTGCACACGTGTGGGTGTTTCCATAGGGCATTGTCAGGCACGGATGGCTGGTCCGAAGCACGTGCATTTCAGTTTTGAGGCTCCTGTCCTCAGGCAGTGTGGACTCAGGCCCTGGGAGTCATGTGGATGCCAGTAGCCTGGGCCCACAGAGCTGCCGGGACGTGGGGGGCATATCAAGTTGAAGATGGCAACTCTGATCTGACGCCTCTGGGCTCAGGGCCCCTGGAGGAGGGGCTACTGCCCCTTGCCCTTAGACAACAGGACCAGAGACCAGAGGGACTGGGCGGCTTGTCCCAGGCTACTGGGCTGTGGTCTCTGACCCCCTGGAGGCCTCCCCACGCCTCACAGAACACAGTGCAGACGGTGGGCGGGGAGAGCTCGAGGGGAGGCCCAGCCCTGCAGGTGGGACTGGCTCTCCCTCTCCAGCCACGAGTATGCCACAGGGGGCTTTCAAAACCAGGCAGGGCCAAGCCTTGGCCCCACTGGAGGTAGAGCACCTTCTGTGGCTCCCGGGTGCCTTTAGGCCCGTCCAGGAGTTGGACCAGAGGAGAAGACCCAGACTGTGCATAGTTCCCTGAGGAGGGCTAGCCTCAGGTGCCACAGCCTGGTTCGGCCTGGCGGCCCCAGGAGGCAGCAGCAACCTTGGGCTTCCTGCGGGGTGACTACCTTGTTCTCCGGCCCTGCCCGTTGACTAACTATGCTCTGTGGTTTTGTTTCCAGAGAACTCAGATTGCACAGAGCTAGACTCGGGCAGCCAGAGCGGCGAGCTGAGTAACAGGGGTAACACCTCCCTGctgcccctccctctctctccctctctctttaccCTCCCCAAGGCTCCATCTCCGCCTCAGGGGCTTCTCCACCCCAAGTCTGGCTCCATTCCTGGCCTTCTGTTGGTGACAGACCCCCTAAGGTGCTCGTTTGGGGGCTCTTCAGGCAGCACCTCAGCCTGGCACCCCCACTCCCCTGCGCAGCCCCCGGGCCTCAGGACCCCACCCCTCTGAGGCCCAGGGGAGCCCTGTTCACGCTGGTTTCTCCCCAGGACCCATGAGCTTCCTGGCTGGCCTGGGCCTTGCTGTGGGACTGGCCCTGCTCCTGTACTGCTATCCGCCAGGTGGGTGCAAGCGGATCCTCATGGGGCTGGGCCTGCTTCCCCTCTGCCACCAAGCCAGGGCCCCAGACCCTGCCCAATTTGGGACCCCTTGGCCTCTCCGTACCTCAGTGTCCACACCTGTGCAGTGGGATGGTGTCACCTCGCAGGGCTCCTGAGAAAGGGGATGTGAGGAGGCTCCCAGCGTCCACTGGCCCCTGCCACCCTTGGGAACCAGAGAATGATGACCTCTAGCGGGAGGAGGGGTGCAGCCAGGACTCTGGGTGTTACAAAGCCCTGCCACATCTGTGACCTTGAACCATGTGGGGCCCTTGAGCAGGTCACGTGCCCCAGGGCCTTGGGTCTCTCCAGCAGCCACAGGCCTGATGCACAGGAACCTTCCAGGGCCCCTCTACTGGCACCCAGCCTGGCCTGCCCCgtctcccttttctgtgatgCCTGAGTTTGTTGTGCTGGAAGGCTTACTGGGTGCggggacacaggcacacatggcAGGACTCAAAGGCCCGTGGGTCACTCGGGTGGGAGCTGGGGGCTCTGGAATCTGCCCTAATTCTTGTCTTTTCAACTCAAGCTGAGACCATGACTGGGAGGGAGCACCCTGTCCCAGTGCCCGTTCCCAACCACCCCCGCAGGAGGGATGGAAACACAGAATTCACCTCTGGGACTGGTTCTTGAGCTTTTGCCTCCCCTTTTGTCTTCTAGACCCCAAGGGCCTGCCAGGGACCCGGCGCGTCCTCGGTTTCTCACCTGTCATCATCGACAGACATGTCAGCCGCTACCTGCTGGCCTTCCTGGCAGATGACCTAGGGGGGCTCTGACAGACCCCGGACCCAGGGCCTCACCTGCCACTCAACCAAAGAGTCCTCGAGCCGGCCCGCCAAGGGGACTGCTGCTTCTTTTTCTAAAtgcatatttttcattatttataatttgtgTAAAAAACACACCTTCACCTTACAAGGTGCTGACCATATTAAATGTTCAAGTTCTCTCAGCCTGCCTCATTCCTCAGTCTCAGGAGTGTTTCAGAGATGACTGCAGCTATGGCTGCTCCAGCTGGGGCTGGCCCTGGTATTCCCAGCATCCCCACATCCAGCTGCTGGCACAGACCCCCAGACAGGACGCCCTCCACATGGACTCACCTGCCTCGGATAAGCCCCCAGGCACTGCCTCCCCACCTCAGATATCCCCCACACtgccccctcctcacacctgtgacacacacacacacacacacacccagctgCTGAGCCTGGACCGGAGGAGACCTGATTCCCTCCCCTTGTCAGCTCCTCCCCCAAGCCTTTTTGTGGGGAAATGAGAATATTTGTCAACCCACAGAATCATCATGAGTTTGCATTTTCCAGGGGGTTTCTGGAGGCACCCAGGCTTTGCCCCAGAAGGTGCTGGGAACCCCTAATGCTGGGGCGATGCCACTGGCAGGGCGAGGCTATGGGCGCAGCTCCTGGAGGGACCCTGCTCAGTCGCAGGGTCCCAGCGCATGTGACAGTGGGAACCAGGCTGCCAGTGGAGTATGGAGCTCCAGGACATGACGTCCCATTACCATGCAGCCCTGCTGCTTGGGTCATCACAGTGCCTGCCCCTTCAGGGAACTGAGGGCCAGGGGGCAAGGAAAGCCAGTGCCTCAGAGCCCTCCCACCTGCCAGGCTGCCACGCGCCCACTGAGTGGGGTGGCCGGGGGACAGCCCTAGctgccctctccctcctccaccctgaGCCACAGGGCCAGGGCCTGTGCTCCAGTCTCAGCCCCTTTGCCTACCTGTGAAATGGGATCCCTCCCTCGGGACTCCTCCTTGAGCCTGCGCTCTGTCACAGCACCCCCTCCCCCTCAGAAATCCTTTTAGGAATTTACCACCTTGCTCCAGATGCCTCTAATGCCTGGGTAAAGGAGACACACACTTAGTGAAGGTGACAGGTGTCTGGGTGAAGGGTGTAGACAGGTGTGACTTGCCCCTGGAGGGTGAAGGAGGGGTCTCCAGGGACAGTAACATTCTATGACTGCGTCAGCTGAAGGCAGGAAACCTCCGAGGCAGGCAGGGCGCAGGCCAGTGTGTGGCCTGGGCAAGTCCTAGGTGGCCCCACCTGAGGCCGTGGAGGATACACGCACCTCCTCAGGGCTGCCTGACATGACCTGAGGCCCTGACTCCCCAGGCCGTGTGGGCAGGGTGTCATTCCTCAGTGAGGGGCTGCCTGGCCCGAGGACTGCTGACTCCCCGTCCATCTGTGTGCACCCACCGCCTTGCCCCGAGGCCCATGTCAGCCAGGTCCTGAGCCCCACTGTCCTTGGACTGCCCTCCCAGCGCCCAGCTACCCCCAGCTCCATCCCTGACCAACTGGACTCAAGCCTGGGGCTGAGTCTGTGACATCCTCAACCACCAGCCAGGCCCACTCTTGCATCTGCCGCCTCCCGCCTGGTGGTTGCCCCACCCTTTGAGGCTGGAACCTGGAGGAGGGAGAATGATAGGCGCCCATGTCTGCACCTCAGCCGCCCATCAGGCCCAGCTCTGCTAACCACTGGGCCAACCAGTTCCTGTGACCAGCAGTGAACTAGGTCCCCAGGGGAGGGGAAGGCACCCTTGGGCACATGAGGCCCTCCTGGCTGCCCTGAGTCTCCGCTTCCACACTACACCCACAGATGGCCGTGTCCTGCGCCTCCACACCTGTGCTGCAGGTGTTCAGGCAAAAACCGTGCTGCTCCCTCGGCTTGGGACTCCTTACCAGCCCCTCTCATCAACTCATCCTTCAGGAatgccacttcctccaggaagccctcatGATATCCCAGTAAGAAGAGCAGTTTCCTCCAAGCTACCACACCTGAACATGGGATGTTGTTCTCACATCCAGAACTGTGCAGGAGCTGGTAGGAGATGCTGGGGTCGAGGGAACTCCCATTACCAAAGCTTTGGTGTGAGGGAGGGGTTGTGGGAGAGCTGGAGGTGAAATGCAGAGGATTGTGAGGGAGAGTGAGTGAAGGAAAGAGGGGTAGTGAGGAAGGGGGTGTGGATGAGGGAGGGAGATGAAGGAAGGGGAATGAGGGGGTGTGTGAGGTAGGTGAGGAAGGAGATGAGGGAGGGGGTGAggtaggggtgggggagggggtgaagGAGGGGTGAGGGAGAAGTGAGGGAGGGGTGAGGGGGGTGAAGGCGGTAGGTGAAAGGGGGTGAGGGAGGGGTGAGGGGGGTGAAGGCGGTAGGTGAAAGGGGGTGAGGGAGAGGTGAGGGAAGGagttggggggagggaggggtgagagagggagcgAGGGAGAAGGTgaggaggggtgagagagggTTAGGGAGAGGTAAGGGAGGGGtaagggagggggtgagggaggggTAAGGGAGGTGATGAGGGAGGAGTGAGGGAGGGGATGAGGGAGGAGTGAGGGAGGGGATAAGGGAGGGGTGAGAGAGGGGGTGAAGGAGGGGtgagggaggggtgagggagggggtgagggaggggtgggggagggggtgagggaggggtgggggggtgaGAGACGGGTGAAGGAGGGAGGTGGAAGTGGGTGAGGGAGAGGTGAGGGAAGGAGTTGAGGGAGGAGAGAGTGAAGGAGAGGGTGAAGGAGAGTGAAGGAGGGCATGGGGGGGTGAGGGAGGGGTGAAGGAGGGAGGTGACAGGGGGTGAGGGAGAGGTGAGGGAAGGAattgagggaggagggagggagtgagggaggggtgagggtgggggtgaggaaggggtgagggaggggTGTTGGGGGACCTAGTGTGGAACCCAGGAGTATATTTGTCACAGGTCAGCAAGGACACAGGGCACTTGAGCTCAGAGGCCGGAAGTATAGCTGGTCTTGCACAATCCACGGTACCGGTCTGGGAGAAATGACCCTGCTGACTACAAACACAGGCTGGGTTTTGGGGGTGCTGACGCAGCTTTGTTGTGCTGCTGCTTCCAGTTCTGCCGGCTCAGTGCCTTGTGACCGGGGCCGGCGGCTCCTCCATAGAGGGCTCACAGGGGTCCTGCCCACTCAGTGCCTCTCACACCTCTGCACAAACCCTGGGTCTCAGCAGCCACAGGGTTCTGGCCTTCCTTGGGTGAGCCCTGGACACCCACCCTCATGCAGACAGGTTCAGAATCTGGGAGGGGGTCCAGCCTTTTGTGCGCCCTACTGTCCCCCACACCTGAGGGGCACTCGGGAGACAGAGTACTGGGGGCATGCTGTTGTCACCACGGCCTGCTGGGGTCATGTCACAGCCCAGAGCCTTGGTCCCCCCAGCTGTAACGTTAGCATGAGAATGGGGACTCTGGCAGTGGAGGAACACCCACCCTCCCGCAGCCTGGCTGGGCAAGTGCTGGATGGGGGTTGCAGTGGGACCCCAAATCTTGATCAGATCTGGGGAGGGGACCCTAGCACTACCTTGCAGGGGGGTGAGGGACCAGGGGTGGGTCTCCACAGAACCTACTGcagccacaggtgtggagggagtGGGCTACACTGGCCTAAAACTGGCCTGAAGACAGCTGATGGGAGAACCCGGCTGTTCACTGGCTGGAAGGACGAGGACGTGCTGGGCTGGGGGCCACAGAGGCTGCAGCTGGTGGGGCAGCTTCCTGCGGTCACAACAGGTCAACAGCACCTGGAGTTAGTGTTTCCTCTAAAGTAAAGtatttgagagaaagagaggaaaaatatgAAAGCATTCGGAcctctaatttattattattttttttgagatggagtctggctcttgtcgcctaggctggagtacagtggggcgatcttggctcatgcaagctccgcctcccaggttcacaccattctcctgcctcagccttccgagtagctgggactacaggcacctgccaccacggccagctatttttttttttttttttttttttttttagtaaagaaggggttccactgtgttagccaggatggtctcgatctcctgacctagtgatcctctcgtctcagcctcccaaaatggtgggattacaggcatgagccaccgcgcccggccctttttttttttgagtcttgccctgtctcccaggctggagtgcagtggtgcaagcttggctcactgcaacctccacctcccaggttcaaatgattctcctgcctccgcttcctgagtagctgggattacaggcgcccaccaccacacccggcttatttttgtattttaatagagacgggggtttcaccatgttggcgaggctggtctcgaactcctgacctcgtgatctgcccaccttggcctcccaaagtgctgggattactggcatgagccaccgtgcctgaccctttttttttttttttttttgatacagaaatctcttactctgttgccaaggctgcagtgcagtggtgcgatctcagtttgctgcaacctgcacctcccgggttcaagcaattctcgtgcctcagcctcctgagtagctgggattacaggcatgtgccaccatgcccagctaatttttttgtagttttagtagagacagggttttgccatgttgtccaggctggtcatgaactcctgagctcaggtgatccacctgtctaggcatcccaaagtgctaggattacaggcgtgagccaccacgctgggcccaGTCCTATGATTGTTAAGAATAATgcagtgccaaaaaaaaaaaaaaaagaataatgcagTGAAGAAACAGGCACTCCACTCTGATTGAACACGGGTGGAAGAGGAGGCCCTAGGAAACGGAGGGGAGGGCTGGGCGTAGGGTGTGGCGTGGGTTCTGTCACAAATGGCCAATACACCCAGAATCAGGTGCTCTTCCCTGCCTGGCCGTACCAGGCCTGGGCCCAGCACCTTGAATGGAGGTCCAGTTGCCTCCCCACTCATCTGACATGAGCTGCCCTCATCCTTACTCTGCACATGTGGAATGAATGGGCCAGGTCCTTCAAGGATGAACCAGACAGAAAGCACTGCCCTGGGAGAGGGAGCCTGTAGATCCAACAAGACTTAGAAGACACTTCCAGTGCTTTTAGGTGGGCAGGAATAAGCAGTGTCAAGGACACGCACAGGGCACCTAAGCCATGAAGAGACCTGAGCAAGGGATCCCTGTAAGGGAGTGAGGGGCCGAGACTGGGCTTCGGGCTGGCACAGCGGTACCTCTTCACCTTGGAACAACCCACTGAGATCTATGCCTGCCTTCACATCTATCTTCTATCCATCATCTATCGAGCTATCCATATGTCATCTATTTCTCATCTGTCAATCTTTTCATCTTTTACTCTTTTCCATCAAATACAACAGCTTCTATCAATCATCTCTATCTAATCATCTAATCTGACAATCCAGCAtatatcatctattatctatctaatctatctaatcATCTAATCTATCTgaccatccatcatctatctatctaatctatctaatctatctgaccatccatccatcatccgtCCATCCgtcagtccatccatccatccaaccatccatccatccatccatccatccatccatccatccacgtATCTaccatctatcaatctatctaatAATCTGTCTGTTATAGGAAAGAGGTTAAGAAACCCTCCCATCACACTCTGCCCAGTTGGTCATCTCCAGCTCTATGCGACTGCCCCTACCTGCCCCCGCACCTCACTGCTTCCCCAACACCAGCCCAGCTCACAGGACTTGTGCACAGGCTTCCTTGCCCTCAAACCTTCTTCCCAGACTTCTGCATGGCCCCTCGCCATCATCCCAGGTCACCTACTGACCTCCCTGCCCATTCCTCCTGAGGTCCCTGTGTGTCCCTCCATGTCCCACCCACCACCCAACTTCGTGGGTGCATCTTGTTCACTTTCCAGGTCCCCCATGAGAACAGAGCTGAATCCACGGGCAGGACTGGCTGGAGTGGATACATCAGGTCCCAGGACCCCATAGGCGCTGTCAAACCTTCCCAGAATGTAGCTTGGCTCTGAGCAGCTCCTGGGCCTGTTTTTTGTCTGTCCCTTGGCTGCTGTGACATGTGCACAGGGCCTAGCACATACAGGCAAGTGAGTGGGTTCTGCCCcagacatttactgagcacctactatatgctggACAGTGCTGAGGACACAGGCTGCAGATAGGTGATGGCATCTGGTAGGAGAACCAGGTCAGACAAAGGATCCTTAAGTAGGAGAAGCACAGACAGGGATGTGGGTGCCAAGCCATGCCCCCAGCTCCAGCAGAGCCCCTTGGCCCTCAGGAGACCCAGCGGGCAGAACACTCATTCTCGGAGTGCCTGCCCTGGACTTGGGCTGGACTCAGACTCCAGCTCCAGGGGAGAGTCCACCTGGCCGCACTGTCTCTGGCAACATGGACAGTGACTCTATCCCAAGGCACCAGAGCCTAAATTGTAATGGGGCCAAGACAGTGATCAGGGAGGGGCGGCATCAGACTGGTCAGGACAGCCTCTGGAGTAACCTTAGAGCTAAGCCCCGGCCAGCCGACGGGGGCCTGGAAGGATGCTCTTCAGGGGGGCAGCAGCACAGGCTGAGGACTGAGATGGGAACCCCAGAAGTCAGGGTCAGAGCTGGTGGAGTGGTTGGTGAATAAGCCTGGGAGTTGGTGGGCAGGGAGATTGGGGGCGGCCAGCATGGGCGTCTGAGTAGGGAAGGCCACCTGGGCATTGGGACCGCAGGGGGTCAGGGCGCACACATCCAACTGGGGAtggcccagggcccagcacagtCATCTGGGTTCACCCCTCCGCCTCGGTCCCAGTGAACTTCCTCTCCTGGCCAAAGGAGGAGCTAAGACATGTGTTGGCCAACATCCGGCTGCTGGTGTGTGAGGCCAGGCACACGGGGGGCCCTCCCTCCTGCCTGGCTGCCAGCCAGCCCACACTGCAGGCCACGGCCAAATCAGGGACCAAGCGCTGGGCGGCATGCATCTGAGTCAGCCCTGGCCACGCAACCTGCGGCCAATGCTACAGTGCCTCCTGTCAAGAGCACATTTCGCACCCACCATATACCTTCGCAGCTTCCTTTTCAACTCAGCACATCTCAGAACTCATTCCCATATCAACTACTTTTCAAACCCTCTATGGGACAAACACAAAAGCGGAGAGAGCAGTGCCACGAGCTCAGCTTCTCGGCATCCACGCGGTCCACCTACTCAGTAGTTGCTGTTGTTTTCCCCCGGGAGTGCTTTAGAGCAGAGCCCAGTTAGACCCCCTCACTCAGGAGTgcttctgctttctgtcacttcaGCAATGGGGCTATGCAGACCTGATGTCAGCCCAGACACAGGACTGCAGGGTGGGGGCCACTCATCCATCCGAGGAACGGGAGCTGGAGCCACCCCAAGTCACGGGGCTCAGCCCAGATGGGGACAGAAGAAAAGTGATGAGGAAGTAAGTGGGGGCCTCGGCAGTGCTGGAGGCCTTGCCCCCTCCCCTGTGCCCCTGGAAGGCTGCTTGGAGGAGTAAAGGGCAGAGGCTGGCAGGAGATGCACAGGTACCTCACCTGGAGGGGCCAGGTCGGGGGACCCACAGCAGGGACGCAGAGGCAGTGCGGGATGGTGGATGGGGCAGGCTGGCCCCACTCCCACCTCAGGCCACCAGATGCTCCACATCCAGGGAgatgaggggctggggctgggaggggcGATGGGGAGAACAGAATGGGTAGTGGGGGGTTGGGGAAGGATGGGGGACCAAGGAGAAGAGAGTGAAGCGCCAGACACTGGCGGCCCGGGAGCCAGGTTTCCACTGGGTGAGGGGTCCTGTGGGGCAGGTGGGCCCTGAGAGTCCA
This window encodes:
- the CARD19 gene encoding caspase recruitment domain-containing protein 19 isoform X2, which encodes MTDQTYCDRLVQDTPFLTGHGRLSEQQVDRIILQLNRYYPQILTNKEAEKFRNPKASLRVRLCDLLSHLQRSGERDCQEFYRALYIHAQPLHSRLPSRHALQNSDCTELDSGSQSGELSNRGNTSLLPLPLSPSLFTLPKAPSPPQGLLHPKSGSIPGLLLVTDPLRCSFGGSSGSTSAWHPHSPAQPPGLRTPPL
- the CARD19 gene encoding caspase recruitment domain-containing protein 19 isoform X1, yielding MTDQTYCDRLVQDTPFLTGHGRLSEQQVDRIILQLNRYYPQILTNKEAEKFRNPKASLRVRLCDLLSHLQRSGERDCQEFYRALYIHAQPLHSRLPSRHALRKFHITNHACLVLARGGHPSLPLMAWMSSMTTQVCCSPGLASPLASAPPQRPPSGPEGRVWQAQAVQMLVSVSHFLPLPPSLSHGSFHTAWGILYVHSCPSFSNLIPRGSLHVCVDSSLIPTAAWRS
- the CARD19 gene encoding caspase recruitment domain-containing protein 19 isoform X3 → MTDQTYCDRLVQDTPFLTGHGRLSEQQVDRIILQLNRYYPQILTNKEAEKFRNPKASLRVRLCDLLSHLQRSGERDCQEFYRALYIHAQPLHSRLPSRHALQNSDCTELDSGSQSGELSNRGPMSFLAGLGLAVGLALLLYCYPPDPKGLPGTRRVLGFSPVIIDRHVSRYLLAFLADDLGGL
- the CARD19 gene encoding caspase recruitment domain-containing protein 19 isoform X4, translating into MTDQTYCDRLVQDTPFLTGHGRLSEQQVDRIILQLNRYYPQILTNKEAEKFRNPKASLRVRLCDLLSHLQRSGERDCQEFYRALYIHAQPLHSRLPSRHALRPMSFLAGLGLAVGLALLLYCYPPDPKGLPGTRRVLGFSPVIIDRHVSRYLLAFLADDLGGL
- the CARD19 gene encoding caspase recruitment domain-containing protein 19 isoform X5; its protein translation is MTDQTYCDRLVQDTPFLTGHGRLSEQQVDRIILQLNRYYPQILTNKEAEKVLRRTHELPGWPGPCCGTGPAPVLLSARPQGPARDPARPRFLTCHHRQTCQPLPAGLPGR